In Pseudomonas sp. GCEP-101, one DNA window encodes the following:
- a CDS encoding methionine ABC transporter permease — MDGWFRNLDWHDLAQACLDTLAMLGGALAFTVLLGLPLGVLLYLTGKRQLHARPGLYRALSVVVNMLRSLPFIILLIVLIPVTTLITGTSLGVAGAIPPLVVGCTPFFARLVETALREVDRGLVEATQAMGASTWQIIWHTLLPEARTGLIAAVTVTAIVLVDYTAMSGVIGGGGLGDLAIRFGYQRFQTDVMIITVALLILLVQALQMSGDRLVARYTRR, encoded by the coding sequence ATGGACGGCTGGTTCCGCAACCTCGACTGGCACGACCTCGCCCAGGCCTGCCTGGACACCCTCGCCATGCTCGGCGGCGCACTGGCCTTCACCGTGCTGCTGGGCCTGCCGCTGGGCGTGCTGCTGTACCTCACCGGCAAGCGCCAGCTGCATGCCCGCCCCGGCCTGTACCGCGCGCTGTCGGTGGTGGTGAACATGCTGCGCTCGCTGCCGTTCATCATCCTGCTGATCGTGCTGATCCCGGTCACCACGCTGATCACCGGCACCTCGCTGGGCGTCGCCGGTGCCATTCCACCGCTGGTGGTGGGCTGCACGCCGTTCTTCGCGCGGCTGGTGGAAACCGCCCTGCGCGAGGTCGACCGCGGCCTGGTGGAAGCCACCCAGGCGATGGGCGCCAGCACCTGGCAGATCATCTGGCACACCCTGCTGCCCGAAGCGCGCACCGGGCTGATCGCCGCCGTGACCGTCACCGCCATCGTGCTGGTGGACTACACCGCGATGTCCGGCGTGATCGGCGGCGGCGGCCTGGGCGACCTGGCCATCCGCTTCGGTTACCAGCGCTTCCAGACCGACGTGATGATCATCACCGTCGCCCTGCTGATCCTGCTGGTGCAGGCGTTGCAGATGAGCGGCGACCGCCTCGTCGCGCGCTACACGAGGCGCTGA